A DNA window from Canis lupus familiaris isolate Mischka breed German Shepherd chromosome 10, alternate assembly UU_Cfam_GSD_1.0, whole genome shotgun sequence contains the following coding sequences:
- the TEF gene encoding thyrotroph embryonic factor isoform X2, translating to MRGKGERLRWSGRRAGVVKREAKVQPRVEDKGLRPKRPHDTDSSRRQSDKEKGKEKLEEDEAAAASTMAVSASLMPPIWDKTIPYDGESFHLEYMDLDEFLLENGIPASPTHLAQNLLLPVAELEGKESASSSTASPPSSSTAVFQASETASSTESSLEKERETPSPIDPNCVEVDVNFNPDPADLVLSSVPGGELFNPRKHKFAEEDLKPQPMIKKAKKVFVPDEQKDEKYWTRRKKNNVAAKRSRDARRLKENQITIRAAFLEKENTALRTEVAELRKEVGKCKTIVSKYETKYGPL from the exons atgagagggaagggggaacGGCTGCGGTGGtctgggaggagggcgggggttgtgAAGAGGGAGGCGAAGGTGCAACCACGGGTTGAGGATAAGGGGCTGCGGCCGAAGAGGCCCCATGACACCGATTCCAGCCGGCGCCAATCAG ataaagaaaaagggaaggagaagctgGAGGAAGACGAGGCTGCGGCAGCCAGCACCATGGCAGTCTCAGCGTCCCTCATGCCGCCCATCTGGGACAAGACCATCCCTTATGATGGCGAGTCTTTCCACCTGGAGTACATGGACCTGGATGAGTTCCTGCTGGAGAATGGCATCCCCGCCAGCCCCACCCACCTGGCCCAGAACCTGCTGCTGCCTGTGGCCGAGCTGGAAGGGAAGGAGTCAGCCAGCTCTTCCACGGCatctcctccatcctcctccacTGCCGTCTTTCAGGCCTCTGAAACCGCGTCCAGCACAG aaTCCTCcctggaaaaggagagggagacaccGAGTCCCATTGACCCCAACTGTGTGGAGGTAGATGTGAACTTCAATCCTGACCCTGCTGACCTGGTCCTCTCCAGTGTCCCTGGTGGGGAGCTCTTCAACCCTCGGAAGCACAAGTTTGCAGAGGAGGACCTGAAGCCCCAGCCCATGATCAAAAAGGCCAAGAAGGTCTTTGTCCCCGATGAGCAGAAG GATGAAAAGTACTGGACGAGACGCAAGAAGAACAATGTAGCGGCCAAACGGTCCCGGGATGCCCGGCGCCTGAAGGAGAACCAGATCACCATCAGGGCAGCCTTCCTGGAGAAGGAGAACACGGCTCTGCGGACGGAGGTGGCTGAGCTGCGCAAGGAGGTGGGCAAGTGTAAGACCATCGTGTCCAAGTATGAGACCAAGTACGGGCCCTTGTAA
- the TEF gene encoding thyrotroph embryonic factor isoform X1 — MSDAGGGKKPPVEPQAGPGPGPGRAAGERGLPGSFPLVLKKLMENPPREARLDKEKGKEKLEEDEAAAASTMAVSASLMPPIWDKTIPYDGESFHLEYMDLDEFLLENGIPASPTHLAQNLLLPVAELEGKESASSSTASPPSSSTAVFQASETASSTESSLEKERETPSPIDPNCVEVDVNFNPDPADLVLSSVPGGELFNPRKHKFAEEDLKPQPMIKKAKKVFVPDEQKDEKYWTRRKKNNVAAKRSRDARRLKENQITIRAAFLEKENTALRTEVAELRKEVGKCKTIVSKYETKYGPL; from the exons ATGTCGGACGCGGGCGGCGGAAAGAAGCCGCCTGTGGAGCCGCAGGCGGGGCCGGGCCCCGGGCCGGGGCGCGCAGCTGGGGAGAGGGGCCTGCCGGGCTCCTTCCCGCTGGTCCTGAAGAAGCTGATGGAGAACCCCCCGCGGGAGGCGCGCCTCG ataaagaaaaagggaaggagaagctgGAGGAAGACGAGGCTGCGGCAGCCAGCACCATGGCAGTCTCAGCGTCCCTCATGCCGCCCATCTGGGACAAGACCATCCCTTATGATGGCGAGTCTTTCCACCTGGAGTACATGGACCTGGATGAGTTCCTGCTGGAGAATGGCATCCCCGCCAGCCCCACCCACCTGGCCCAGAACCTGCTGCTGCCTGTGGCCGAGCTGGAAGGGAAGGAGTCAGCCAGCTCTTCCACGGCatctcctccatcctcctccacTGCCGTCTTTCAGGCCTCTGAAACCGCGTCCAGCACAG aaTCCTCcctggaaaaggagagggagacaccGAGTCCCATTGACCCCAACTGTGTGGAGGTAGATGTGAACTTCAATCCTGACCCTGCTGACCTGGTCCTCTCCAGTGTCCCTGGTGGGGAGCTCTTCAACCCTCGGAAGCACAAGTTTGCAGAGGAGGACCTGAAGCCCCAGCCCATGATCAAAAAGGCCAAGAAGGTCTTTGTCCCCGATGAGCAGAAG GATGAAAAGTACTGGACGAGACGCAAGAAGAACAATGTAGCGGCCAAACGGTCCCGGGATGCCCGGCGCCTGAAGGAGAACCAGATCACCATCAGGGCAGCCTTCCTGGAGAAGGAGAACACGGCTCTGCGGACGGAGGTGGCTGAGCTGCGCAAGGAGGTGGGCAAGTGTAAGACCATCGTGTCCAAGTATGAGACCAAGTACGGGCCCTTGTAA